The genomic region TGTCGCCGCGGTGAAGTTCGATGTAGTCTAGCAGCGCAAACTGCGCATCAGGATTTTGCGTGGCCGCAATTGCCATGCTTGAAACTGCCAGCTTTGTACTAAAGGGCTTGAAGAAGGTGCCAAGTGCGGAAGCCAGCTGCGCAGCCTCCTCGCAGCTGCCCTTCTGTAGCCGGAACATGGCAAGTGCGCGCTTGATGTCAACCGCGGTGTCGTGTTTTTCCTCGGCGGGGTCAAATACCCGCCGGGTAAGCTCTGGCTGCTTGCCGTCAACGTAGTAGTACGAGTCAAACCAGGAGGGTACAAGTTTCAGCCCGGCCTTGTGTACTTGAGTGGCTGCCGCCGACTTTATCGATGGGTCGACCTCGCAAGTACCGCTGGCAAGCCATGCCAGCGGATCGGCTCCTAGCTTTTTGAATTCTTCTACCCTGTCCCAGAAATTATTTGACAAATGATACAGCCTCCAACTTAGTGGTCCGAGTCCGGCTACAGGAAGATATGTGACAGAATAGAACGGTTTAGCGCATAATATTCATTCATGTCTCTGGTATTTCCCAAAGCCTTGATTTATCCCGCTGCTTTCTAATGGCGATTAGATATATAAGGTTATTTTGTTTTTTGCAAAAAATACACGGCCGTCCCAGATTGTTGTATTATTTGGTTGCCTTCCAACTGGGGCGCTGCTTGAGAGTACCATGTACGCTAGGATAAATATCAGATGCACCATACCCGAATTTGAAATGACGGGTCGGGACTATGACCTGTGGGAACTAAAGCAGGCCGCCAAGTGGTCACTGGATCTTTCCGAGCGCATCAGGGCCATTGAGCAGCTGCGCAACAACTTTGGAGAACAGGCAATCGAGGCCCTTAGCGAGATAAAGGAAACAGCCGTCCACGACGAGATTCGCTCATACTGCATTGAGGCGCTGAAGAATGCCGGCAGAGCGAGCGTAAAAGAGACGGTAATTATTGTAAGTGAAGAGCCCGTAGCAAAGCCGGCCGCAAAACCACCAACCTCCAAGAAAGATGCAGAAAAAAAGGCGCCGGCCAAGAAGGCAACCAAAGTTAGAAAGGCGCAGAAAATCTGAATTAATTTACAATTTCTGCCGATTGCAGACCCACAAACCCTATAATATCGGATAATCGAACTAGTGGCTTGCAGATGGAGTCTTCAGCAGCATTCTCTCCTGCCCGAATAGAGGAGCTCGCGGCTCGCTTCGAGTCTGCGACTGCAGAGGACGTCATAGCATGGTCCCTTGAAACGTTTTCACCAAAGATCTCATTTGCCTCCAGCTTTGGAGCCGAAGACGTAGCTATTATCGACATGATGTGCAAGGCCGACAAGCAAAAGACCAGGGTTTTTACGCTGGAAACTGGCCGGCTGAACCAGGAAACATATGATCTGATAGACGACGTCCGCGCAAGGTACGGCATACAAGTCGAGGTTTTCTTTCCAGATCAAAAACAAGTCGAGGAGATGGTGCGGATGAAGGGCATGAACCTGATGTACGAAAGTGTAGAGAACCGCAAGTTCTGCTGCAATGTCAGAAAGGTCATACCGCTAAACAGGGCACTGGCAGGTCTTGATGCTTGGATAACCGGCATTAGGCGCGACCAGGTAAGCACAAGGGCCGCGGCGAGAAAGGTCGAGTCGGACCCGGTGCACAACGGCATTATCAAGGTAAACCCGCTCGCCGACTGGACATCATCGATGGTGTGGGACTACATCAAAAAGAACGACATACCTTACAACAAACTGCACGAAAAGGGCTATCCGAGTATTGGCTGCGAGCCGTGCACCAGGCCAGTGGTGCCCGGCGAGGACGAGCGCGCTGGCAGGTGGTGGTGGGAAAATGCTGCGCACAAAGAGTGCGGCCTTCACTTTGACCCCACTTCCAAGAAAGCATTAAAAAAGCCTTCAAGTAGCGAGTCTTGAGAGATTGGAAAACGCGATTCCCTCTCCGCACGGGGGAAGGCTGGTAAGCAGGAACTCGAGGGTTCCTGACGTTTCCGGACTTTACGTTTTTGAGGTTAGCGCAGACCTGCGAAGCGACACGGAAAATATCGCAGACGGGATTTTCAGCCCCCTTGAAGGGTTTCTGCGCAGGGATGATTTCGACAGCGTCATTCGCTCCGGCAGGCTGGGAAACGGACTCCCCTGGACCGTGCCCATTGTTCTTGACGCGGACAGCGAGCAGGCAAACAAGATGCGCGACAGCGGGACTGTCGCCCTAGCGGAAGGCGGGCAGGTATTTGCAAAGCTCACTGTAGAGGAGGTTTATCCCTACGACAAGGCAGCGTTCTGCCAGTCCATTTACGGCACACTGGACATGGCTCACCCCGGCGTTGCAAAGGTCAACGGAATGAAGGAATACCTGGTCGGTGGCGATATTCAGGTTTTCGACTCCAAGTCAGGCAGCATCCGCAAGTACCGAATCACTCCGGAGGAATCAAGAAAACAAATCGAGACCCGTGGATGGAAGAGCATGGTGGGCTTTCAAACCCGAAATGTCCCCCATGTCGCGCATGAGATGCTGCAAAAGGCTGCCCTCAATCTTTATGACGGCCTCTTCCTAAACCCGCTAATCGGCAAAAAGAAAGCCGGCGACTTCAAGGACGAGGTGATACTTGCTGCCTACAGGGCGCTTATCGACAACTATTATCCTAGCCAGCGGGTCATGTTTGCCACGCTGCATACAGAAATGAGATACGCGGGACCGAAGGAGGCAATACACCATGCTATCATGCGCAAGAATTTTGGATGCTCGCATTTTATTGTGGGCAGGGACCATGCGGGCGTAGGCTCGTATTACCATCCGTTTGCTGCTCACGAGATCTTTAAGGACTATCCGGACATCGGGATTCAGCCGCTTTTCTTTCCGGCTTTTTACTACTGCAACAGGTGCCTGGCCTTTGCAAACGAGCGCAACTGCCCTCATGGTCAGGAACATAGAGAGGAGCTAAGCGGGACAAAAATGCGAAAGATGGTCAGCTCAGGAGAGGTACCTCCAAAGCATCTTATGAGACCGGAGGTGGCAGAGACGATCGTCTCTTTTGCCGAACCTTTTGTCTGAGCTTTAGGATACACGATGGCTTGAATCGGGCCATCCCGAACAATCGATAGCCGATGGCCGTCTAGCTCACGAGAAGCTCTACGCCTTGGCTAGGGGCCTGGCCGTCGCCGATAAGCTGCGCCATATACGCGTAGCATTTCAGGAATTCCCTCCCCTTCTCGGTCGTGGTGTAAAGGGCAGATCCGTCGCGGACATGTAAAGAGATCAGGCTCTTGGCCATGAGCTCATTTAGATAGTAGAGAATCTGCTCGTAGCTCAGGTTCGCCCGGTACATGATGTGAGTCTTTTTGATACCCGCCGTCGAGAGAGACAAAATATCGGCCATTATCTCGATTTTTCCACGGTTGCTTTTTTTCTCTGGCACGAACTCTAGAAAACGGCCGATATTATATTAGGAGAATGTTAGCAGAACACTGATGAAACGACCGTTCCAGCACGCTTTTGCGCTGATTGGTGGCGCCCGGGTCTCGCGGATTCCCCAAGCACCGGTTAAATCAGCAAGAGCCGTACGTTTGTCGAAAACGAGAGCTTTCTGAGAAAAGAGTCGATAGTCGAAAATCAAAGCCCGCTATAGAGGCGCAGGCGGCCTAGTGGTTTTTCTTCTTGCCCCGGTGATCGTGCGAAGACTGGACGTCGCTATGGGACTGCTGAGCGAACAAAGCAGACTTTGCTTTGACCATGAAACTCAGCGCATCGCCAATGTGTCCGCGGGCCTGCCCAAGGTCGCCCTTTTGAATACTTTCATGCGCCAGCTGGAGCGCGTCCAGCGAAGCCTGGACCTTGGAGCTTATTGTAGGGTCGGTGATGTTCTGAGAAAGCAGCGCCATGTCGGATTTTTGGATTCTGTCGGCGGCCTCGACAAGTCTCTGCTTGGCAGTGGTTGAGAGGTCTAATGTTCCGGGAGCCAGAGTCGAATTGAGGTTTCGCTGTTGAGCATGGTCTCTGAGGTCAACTTGCACATGACCGAGAATCGTGCTTGCCTGCTGGAGCTTTTCCTGGGCTCCCTGTGTGTCGTTCGAGGCGAGCATTCCTCTGGCGTCGAGTATGGCAGCCGAAGCAGATCTGAAGAGCTCGGAATCATTCACGTCGTTTGCGGCTGCAAGCGTTTGGAGCTTCTGCGAGAGGCTGTCTGCGCTTGCAATCCCGTCAGCAAGGACCGGAAGGTCGTCGTCCGGGCTTTCCTTTGACGACTGCAGTTGCTCTTGCTTGACGATGGTTGAGGAATTACTGAGTGGCGCCGCGGGGTGAGCCGAGCCGTTTTCAGAGAGTTCGCTCGCAATCTGGTCAAACGAGTTAAGCGCTTCCCGAGCTTTGGACTTGGCCTCGTCCCAGTGCTTCAAGGTGATTGACTGAATCGCCGAGGAAGCCTGCTGCTTGGCCTGCTGATATTTTACCAAAATGTCCGCGGAAATAGTCTCATTTGAGACCAAGAGGTGCCTTATCGTCTTGCTGACCTCAGAGTCGGAACGGGAAAGGCCTGCCATGATCTTTTGAAGGTCCAAAGTTATCGAGCCCTGCTCTACAGCAGGCGAAACTACTTCAAAGGTGGTCGACTCTGTGAGATTTGCGTACGACGCGGTTATAATGTATGTCCCTGCACCGCAATTCCTTACGGGAATGGGCCGGGTGACGAAATTATTCTCAGAGTCAGGCAGAGCATAGCGGGACGGCCCGCAGATCTGACCGTCCGGGCCAACAATCGAGACCTTGACACGTTCGTTACTATCGCTAGAAGCAGGTACGACCCCTACGACGATGACCCGCTCATTTGTCGAATAAACGTTCTTGTTAGACGTCACCTCAAGAGAGTCGGCAAGCGCCGAATAAGTGGGCTCGAGTAGCATCAGGGACATAGATACTCCCAATATCGCTCCGAGCCAGCTCTTGGAAAGGTGATACAACGTTACTTTCAACTATGGCTTTTCGCAGGTATTATTTTAGGTGACCGTGAAACGGTCGTTTCATCCGTGCTACGGGCAAAGGCCTTCTCAAGCACACTATGGAATTCCGCGCCGTGCCTCACGCGGGATATATATAACTAAAATTGAAAATAATCAGCCGTGAGGACAAGCTTTGCACCGCTTTTCGCTTTTGGCGTCTTTATGACTGCCATTTTCACGCTTCCGGCAATTGCTGTAGCGCAGACCAATCCTGACGCTTTTAACGTTTTGAAGACCAAAAAGGACGAGACTTTTTCTTTGCCAGCAGCCGCGGCCAATAGGGACCTGAGCCATGCGATGGTCTATACTTACGATGCGCCAAAGGGCCAGAACTGGATCCTCGGAATTACAAATAACGTGACCTATTCCCGTGCAAATACCTCAGTAGCAATAGTCAGACTGCAGGAACCAGCGCCGAGCCAGAAATTCATTCAGATTGAAATGTACGCAGGCCCGAACCATGACTTTATCGTCGGAGTAAACACGACGGATACAGGCTATTCGGTAGTAAACACCCAGGACGGTCAGGGCTGGGCCACAGACGGCCCCATTTCCGTATCGCATGCAGACAACCAGGGCCTCACGGTGACCGACGGGAAGAGGATCGTGGTGGACCGCCTGGACATACAAGGCTTTTCGGTCGGTTCGATTGCCGCATATGGAAAGAAAAGTCCGGCGGATCCGGACAATGCTGTCGGCGGCCAGCTGACATTTGAGATGCTAGCGGGAAGTCCCTCCGATTCGCCTACCTACTACGTTCCGCTTGGCGTGATGCTCGGCATGGGCGGGCTCATGGGCGTCCTGCTCATGAAGAAGAGGAGGAAGCCGGAGCCTTACCAATAAGCCGGTAATACCTGCACTGCTTTTTGAGCGAGCAGATGCGGCACAGCGGCCGGCGGGGCAGGCATATGTTCTGACCAAACATTACAAACGTGTCATTGATTGTGGTCCAGAGGTTTGGATCTGCAATTTTAGCGAGTTCCTCTTCTGTCTCTTCCGGCTTCCTTGTTTCCACGAGACCCAGCCTATTTGAAATCCGGTGTACGTGGACGTCCACCGGGATTGCCGGCCTGTCATAAGCATATACAAGCACGCAATTGGCAGTCTTTCTTCCGACACCGGGCAGCTCCAAAAGCTGATCAATGTCTGCGGGAACCTTCCCTCCGTGTTTTGTAACAATCGATTCGGCTACCTGTTTTATCCTGGCTGCCTTGACATTGTAAAAGCCGATGCTATGGATGTCCCGCTTGATGTCCTCAAGGTTTGCCAATGCAAGTTCACTTGCGTTCTTATAGTGTGAAAATAGCCGGGCAACGACCTTGGTAGTGTTCTCGTCGCGGCTGCGTGCAGAGAGTATCGTGCCAATCAGTATCTTGAAAGGGTCGCCCTGTTCGGCTTCCTTTAGCATGCGAAGAGCGGTAAGCCGGGGCGGCTTGTTAGCGACAAGCGTTTGATTCATCCCGGCGATTATCTTTTTGATGTCGCGCCTCCTTTGGACAGCTCGTGGCCGGCCGTCCAGTTTCTTATTCTTGAATTCTGACAATGGCTCTATGCCAGTGGATGGTGGTTTTGCGACTGCAATAAAAATACTGGCGCAGCCAAAGGTCGCTTCGGGGTTCCAAATAACTCTTATCTCGGCAAGCCAATTGAGCAGGCGAACCGAATCTAATGCACCTTACAAAAGAGGAAGAGCGTGCTCTTGCCGGCAAGAATGGAGAAGCCATCGCAGCGGCATATCGCATTCTGGCCGCCATAGGCGAGGCCACAGACGCAGACAGGCTTGTTCCCGTTGAATGGGCCCACGTCTCAGGGGTAAACTACAACACCATCGGAGACGCGGGGGTTCAGTTTCTTGAAGAATTTAGCAACTTGGCACGCGTTGCCATACGGACGACCGTTAATCCCATGGGATACGACGCAGATAGCCCTGACTCTATCCCAGAGAAATTCAGGCATGAGCAACAAAAGATTGTCGCGTCATACCAGAAGCTGGGCGTTATCCCGTCTTTTACCTGCACCCCGTACGAGGTCTTTGGCGTTCCCCCAAAGGGAACGCAGGTGAGCTTTGCCGAAAGCAACGCCGCCGTTTACTCGAACTCTGTGCTTGGGCTAAAGACCAACAAAGAAAGCGCTCTGAGCGCGCTTGCAAGCTCTGTAACTGGCAAGGCTCCCCTCTCAGAATTGCGGATTGAAGAGCTTCGCAAGCCAAGGATTGGAATAATTCCAGGGTACCGGTTTTCAAGCGAACTCGACTACGGCCTTCTTGGTTACTTTGCTGGCAAGGTCGCCAAGGACAGCAGCAGTGTCAGCATTTCCTGCGAAAAAAATACGCTTGACCGTGTGGATGCAAAGGCACTCTCTGCAGGGATGGGCACCTCGGGTTCATGCGGCATGTACGTCATTGGTGAGGCAAAAGAAAAAGTCGGGTTTGGCATTGAGGAAAAAACCAAGTTGCTCGACGAGCTTGACACGTCTGAGAAAGGGGACATTATCGCGCTTGGCAGCCCCCAGCTTGGATTGGACGAGCTGAGGCTCGTAGCATCAAGTGTTCAGGGGAAAAAATTTGACAAGAGGTGCCTGATATTTTGTTCAAGGGCTATTTACAAAGAAGCGGCCAAAATCGGGCTGGCAGGCGAGATCGAGCGCTCGGGAGCGGAGGTCAAGTGCGACTCGTGCACCTGCCTGACCCCCTACGTAGCAAGGGACCGGTACGATTCCGTGACTACCAACAGCGTCAAAAGCGCGTACTACTTTAACCACTCAAGCAAGCTTGGAGTGGAGCTCAAAGATATCAAGACAATCTGCGAGGAACACACGTCTTGAGTGAAGGCCCGCGTGTTGGGATAACCAAGGTTGCCGGATGCAAGCGCATTGTCGGAGGGAGAGGACAGGGGCCTGCTCTGGTAAGCGCGCAGCCTTTGAATTTCTTGGCCATGATTGATCCGAGGACAGGAGTTGTCAAGGACCAGGCGAGCGAGCTTTATGGCAAATCTATTGCTGGCACGACACTGGTATTTCCTTTTGCGACCGGCAGTAGCGTAGGGGCCTATGTGTTTTATTCAATTGGAGTGATGCGCAAGTCTCCCTCTGCCATCGTTTGCACAAAGGCGGACATTACAACGGCATCAGGGTGTGCTATTGCCAAGATCCCGCTAGTCGACCTTCCGAAAGGATATGATCTGGCCTCAATCTGCAATGGGGCCGAGCTTTATGTTGATGCAGACCAAGGAACCATTACTGAAAAGATTAAATCCAAAAGTGGTGATTTGTGATTGCTCGGTGCATGGCAGTTGATGGGCGAACCGACCGCTTCTGCGGGATGACGACCAAAGTCCATGCACCGACCTTACCTTTTGCATTGCACTTGCAGTGCTAGTCGTTTTCCGCTGCCTACGTAATTTCCACGATCTTTTTCCGGGAACTCAATCCAGAGACAATCCTGACTCGGTCTGGCGACACGCCAAACTCCTTTGCTAGTCTCTTGACAAGCTCTGCGTTGGCTCTGCCCTTTTCAGGAGGTGACTTTAGAGAGACGTGGATCTCATCCCCGTCCACACGGACCTCGCCTGCGCCTGCACTTGGCTTTACATTAACCATATAGCGCATGCCTGTCCGTCACATCACCCTGCTTGAAAACCTTTTATTCGCGAAAGGAGCAAGTGGAAGAGTGCCCAGTTTTTGCCCTGAATGCGGAGGAGAGCTAAAATTCGATCTTACCAGCAAGAACTTTATTTGCAGAAGCTGCGGGCTTTTTGCCTCCCGGGAAAAGATAGACGAGATAAGGAACAGGGCCGAGGCGGCCGGTGAGGACAAGCGCAGAAAGCGGCATGACGATTATCTGGACTGGTGGCAGTCCTCAAAGAAGGACAAGAACCAAAAGTAAATCGCCTGCTGCCATTAAGAGGCAGCAGCATCCGTCGGGCCAGCGACTTCTGACAGGTCAACCATGGGCTCTTCTTTTGCAGACCTGAGCACTGGCATAAGTTCGACCTCTATTACCTGCGGCATGCTTCTTATTTTGTTTACAACTATGTTACGCATTTCTTCCAAGCTACGTGCGCGAATCTTGACCAATAGGTCAAAGCGCCCATGAAGTTCATGCACCTCGAGGACCTCCCTAAAGCTTGCCAATTCAGAAGTCAGCTCATCGGCCGCACCCTGCCGTATGTTAACGCCCATAAAGGCAAGGTGGTCATAACCCAGCTTCGCGCTGTCCACGGAAATTGTAAATTTCCTGATTATACCCGATGCGACAAGTCGCTTTACCCGCATGTGGATTGTAGCATCGGACACTTGAAGCTCCTTTGCAATGTCAACAAACGATTTTGAAGAATCCTGGGAGAGACTTCTCAGTATTTTGAGATTTATCTCCTCATGGTAATCAGAATCGCCGGGCATGTAGGTTACGAGAATCCATAACTTGTCAAGGCTAATAACAATTAAGACGTCTTGGTGAAGAATATGACAATTACAATCCGCATTGCACAATTCTCCCTAGCCTTTTCTGGTTCTTCATTATCCCGTTCAGCAGTTGCGCATTCGTTTGAAAATGCGGGAATAAAATCAGATGCCCGGCAGGTCAGGCTGTCGGAACCCGGGTGAATGCGACTTGTCAATCTGCGGCTGGTAAATGATTTAATATCGAGTCGCCCCAAAAAAAAAGGGCACTCGCTTGATAAGTGACTCAAAGGCAAATAATCGGGCATGCACAAAGTGCCACGACGACAGCCCGGTCATAAGGCGCGAGTACTCGGGCGAGTTTCTTTGCAAGAAGTGCTTCCAAAAATCCATCGAAGACAAGGCAGCAAAAACCATTTCCAAGTATTCGATGATAAGATACGGAGATCGAGTTGCCGTTGGAGTCTCGGGAGGAAAGGACAGTCTATCTCTTTTGTCAGTCCTGCACCGCCAGTTCCAAAATCGCAATAACGGAAACGAGCTTGTGGCTATTACCATTGATGAGGGGATTTCCGGCTACAGGGACGAATCACTTTCAATCGTGAAGGAATTCTGCAAAGGTCTGAAGGTAGAGAACCACGTCCTCAGCTACAAGTCACTTTTCGGAATTAGCATGGACGAGGCAATGAAGACGAGACCAAGTGCCAAAATGAGCTCCTGTTCCATCTGCGGAACGTTTCGCAGAAGGGCGATCGACCTGGCAGCCGAGCAGGTTGGCGCGCAGGTGGTAGCTACCGGCCACAACCTGGACGATCACTTGCAGACATTTATGATCAACCTCTTTGCAGGTGACGTTGAGAGAATCGGATGGACGCACCCAGAGCCGGTCGAATACGGGAACGGGATTAGGAAAATCAAGCCCTTCGTAGAGATTCCCGAATACGAAATCGCGTTTTACGCGCTGCAGCGCGACATTCCATTCCAGTCTGAGGAATGCCCTTACATGGACGAGAGCATCCGCTCCGAAATCAGGGAATTCATGAACAGGCTTGAGAGCCGTCACTCTGGAATCAAGTACAGCGCCTTTAATTCTGCGGTCAAGATTGCCACGATAGTTCGCGCCAATCCGACTGAGTACAACTCTAACAAATGCTCAAGCTGCGGCAGGGATTCTAGCGGGCCGATTTGCTCTGCATGCAAAACAATTCGAATCCTAAATTCCAGCAACAAGCAAATATAGCCATTTTGGGTTTTACTGGACGGAGGCAGGGAGGGTCGGGGTGCTAGCCGTGCCCCACACTGGAAATCGGCTTCATGCCAGGACCAGTAACCGGTGGGTAAATCCGCCGGTGGAAGATACCCGCTTGCCGGGCTGAAATGAAATCATGCCGTGTCGGATGGTTATGAACGGCAATCTGCGCGAAGGCGCAGCGTTGACTGTGCACTGTCGAAATGGGTGAGGTCCGGGAGGGAGCAACCCTAAGGTGGCGTAGCCATGCTAGCACGTCTACGTGTTGGATCTTGCTCGGCTTGAGATGGGGTCTTTTTCCGACGGTGGTACCGCCGGGCTGCCTCCATTCCTCATTGTCCCTCTCATAACGGCGCGGCACCCGCAGGCACGGGGCATGATTTAAATTGTATTCGAACTCGATTTCCCTCAATGATCCCAAGCATATCCCGACAGCAAATGCAGCGTCTGGATCGTTTCGGAAGAAATCGGGATTTTGGCCCAAAGGGCATGCTTGGTTCATGAGCTGATGCGCCGGAGAGAGTTTCAAGATGATTAGCATTGACGAAGATCGCATTTTCCAAGTAATTGCAGAACGACATCCGCGTTCGGTAGCGCTAAACGGCCCCGAGGCACTCATCCCCAAACTACAGCTTGCCGCGGAGCACATCACGCAGAGGACAGGAATTCCAGCTTACATTATCGGCGATACATGCTGGGGGTCATGCGATTTGAATACTCATGCCGCGGACATGCTCGGCGCTGAAATCCTGTTCAACATAGGCCACACCATTAGGATGGAGAACTTTGGAAGCAAGGTGGTCATGATAAACGCCTATGACGATGTTTCTTTTGCGAGCATAGCCGACAAATGCGCAGAGGGTCTTTCTGGAAGTTACAGAACCGTGTCACTCCTTACTGACAGCCAGCATCTTTTGCAGCTTCAGGAAGTGAAGCGAATTTTTGAATCAAGAGGCTTTACAGTCATACTAGGCACAGGCAAGGGCCAGCTCCTTGACGGGCAGGTT from Nitrososphaera sp. harbors:
- a CDS encoding TIGR00269 family protein, producing the protein MISDSKANNRACTKCHDDSPVIRREYSGEFLCKKCFQKSIEDKAAKTISKYSMIRYGDRVAVGVSGGKDSLSLLSVLHRQFQNRNNGNELVAITIDEGISGYRDESLSIVKEFCKGLKVENHVLSYKSLFGISMDEAMKTRPSAKMSSCSICGTFRRRAIDLAAEQVGAQVVATGHNLDDHLQTFMINLFAGDVERIGWTHPEPVEYGNGIRKIKPFVEIPEYEIAFYALQRDIPFQSEECPYMDESIRSEIREFMNRLESRHSGIKYSAFNSAVKIATIVRANPTEYNSNKCSSCGRDSSGPICSACKTIRILNSSNKQI
- a CDS encoding Lrp/AsnC family transcriptional regulator codes for the protein MPGDSDYHEEINLKILRSLSQDSSKSFVDIAKELQVSDATIHMRVKRLVASGIIRKFTISVDSAKLGYDHLAFMGVNIRQGAADELTSELASFREVLEVHELHGRFDLLVKIRARSLEEMRNIVVNKIRSMPQVIEVELMPVLRSAKEEPMVDLSEVAGPTDAAAS
- a CDS encoding DUF126 domain-containing protein → MSEGPRVGITKVAGCKRIVGGRGQGPALVSAQPLNFLAMIDPRTGVVKDQASELYGKSIAGTTLVFPFATGSSVGAYVFYSIGVMRKSPSAIVCTKADITTASGCAIAKIPLVDLPKGYDLASICNGAELYVDADQGTITEKIKSKSGDL
- a CDS encoding winged helix-turn-helix domain-containing protein, translating into MPEKKSNRGKIEIMADILSLSTAGIKKTHIMYRANLSYEQILYYLNELMAKSLISLHVRDGSALYTTTEKGREFLKCYAYMAQLIGDGQAPSQGVELLVS
- a CDS encoding aconitase X catalytic domain-containing protein, giving the protein MHLTKEEERALAGKNGEAIAAAYRILAAIGEATDADRLVPVEWAHVSGVNYNTIGDAGVQFLEEFSNLARVAIRTTVNPMGYDADSPDSIPEKFRHEQQKIVASYQKLGVIPSFTCTPYEVFGVPPKGTQVSFAESNAAVYSNSVLGLKTNKESALSALASSVTGKAPLSELRIEELRKPRIGIIPGYRFSSELDYGLLGYFAGKVAKDSSSVSISCEKNTLDRVDAKALSAGMGTSGSCGMYVIGEAKEKVGFGIEEKTKLLDELDTSEKGDIIALGSPQLGLDELRLVASSVQGKKFDKRCLIFCSRAIYKEAAKIGLAGEIERSGAEVKCDSCTCLTPYVARDRYDSVTTNSVKSAYYFNHSSKLGVELKDIKTICEEHTS
- the nth gene encoding endonuclease III — translated: MNQTLVANKPPRLTALRMLKEAEQGDPFKILIGTILSARSRDENTTKVVARLFSHYKNASELALANLEDIKRDIHSIGFYNVKAARIKQVAESIVTKHGGKVPADIDQLLELPGVGRKTANCVLVYAYDRPAIPVDVHVHRISNRLGLVETRKPEETEEELAKIADPNLWTTINDTFVMFGQNICLPRRPLCRICSLKKQCRYYRLIGKAPASSSSS
- a CDS encoding DUF167 domain-containing protein, which produces MVNVKPSAGAGEVRVDGDEIHVSLKSPPEKGRANAELVKRLAKEFGVSPDRVRIVSGLSSRKKIVEIT
- a CDS encoding phosphoadenylyl-sulfate reductase; translation: MESSAAFSPARIEELAARFESATAEDVIAWSLETFSPKISFASSFGAEDVAIIDMMCKADKQKTRVFTLETGRLNQETYDLIDDVRARYGIQVEVFFPDQKQVEEMVRMKGMNLMYESVENRKFCCNVRKVIPLNRALAGLDAWITGIRRDQVSTRAAARKVESDPVHNGIIKVNPLADWTSSMVWDYIKKNDIPYNKLHEKGYPSIGCEPCTRPVVPGEDERAGRWWWENAAHKECGLHFDPTSKKALKKPSSSES
- the sat gene encoding sulfate adenylyltransferase — encoded protein: MENAIPSPHGGRLVSRNSRVPDVSGLYVFEVSADLRSDTENIADGIFSPLEGFLRRDDFDSVIRSGRLGNGLPWTVPIVLDADSEQANKMRDSGTVALAEGGQVFAKLTVEEVYPYDKAAFCQSIYGTLDMAHPGVAKVNGMKEYLVGGDIQVFDSKSGSIRKYRITPEESRKQIETRGWKSMVGFQTRNVPHVAHEMLQKAALNLYDGLFLNPLIGKKKAGDFKDEVILAAYRALIDNYYPSQRVMFATLHTEMRYAGPKEAIHHAIMRKNFGCSHFIVGRDHAGVGSYYHPFAAHEIFKDYPDIGIQPLFFPAFYYCNRCLAFANERNCPHGQEHREELSGTKMRKMVSSGEVPPKHLMRPEVAETIVSFAEPFV